In Drosophila teissieri strain GT53w chromosome 2R, Prin_Dtei_1.1, whole genome shotgun sequence, the following proteins share a genomic window:
- the LOC122614859 gene encoding kinase D-interacting substrate of 220 kDa isoform X12, which produces MFKSRLKTNPGGSENINRFGDSMGSLGHRALLQYIDNNDISGLRAILDSRHLTIDDRDENATTVLMVVAGRGLTAFVREFLARGADVQAEDLDNWTALLCASRNGHLDVVQLLLDHGAEVEHRDMGGWTSLMWAAYRGHTELVRLLLDKGADGNAHGNYHLGALLWAAGRGYKDIVELLVQRGAKVNVGDKYGTTALVWACRRGNVEIVDTLLKAGANVDTAGMYSWTPLLVAAAGGHTDCVSSILEKKPNVNALDKDGMTALCIASREGFQDIAASLIAAGAYINIQDRGADTPLIHAVKAGHRTVVEALLKKHADVDIQGKDRKTAIYTAVEKGHTPIVKLLLATNPDLESATKDGDTPLLRAVRNRNLEIVHLLLDRKAKVTASDKRGDTCLHIAMRARSKAIVEALLRNPKHSQLLYRANKAGETPYNIDSLHQKTILGQVFGARRLNTNEDSEGMLGYELYSSALADVLSEPTLTTPITVGLYAKWGSGKSFLLNKLRDEMNNFARQWAEPPIRTSGLLFIVCLHLALLIGTIVGLSTWSAVVGVSAAVGFLLLTYLLLAAVRYCNYQMDMQWAYSVQHGLEKRMTRLRLILQVAFCHPPGPQSDSQAKPVRFHFAEANSASPTGDGAVAHMLAALLDAIESHYGWLATRLYRAFRPKCLKVDVGWRWRRMCCIPIVLVFELALVTLVTGISLIVAYFTFADEKEKAQILVALYVIAAVMGTLICTHLHVLAKVFVSLFTSHIRLLKRAVRSSESAPLTMLGAEVAVMTDMVKCLDAFTNQQSRLVGVIDALDSCDTERILTLLNAVQTLLSSPNRPFVLLISVDPHVIAKAAEANSRRLFTEGGIGGHDFLRNLVHLPVYLQNSGLRKVQRAQMTALLFKRSGGGDYQTDDGPTLGHSVSARRLSNASEIISSQEKLRGPARGGGGKKLRLSESVASSTGSNLHRLGQNPQTVLDLSRIVLTDDYFSDVNPRSMRRLMNVIYITVRLLKAFQIDFSWYRLSSWINLTEQWPLRASMIVLHHDQFMDGNADESVSLQSVYEKLRPKLAYLREAAPLLELDRDERKLDAFLQLHKSDLLVADLRIFLPFTINLDPYLRKVLKEDQQTIEDEGSLVIQTRPSVSNTMRQFPAPTTYVPSPQAYPPYQMFQNEYPANELRSRNLSTSTEPVTPLISSPSDSFGDDILQTKLTDLTVEGVISLLERIEDMKPSLAKLAPVLRENAINGRVLKHCDMPDLKSVLGLSFGHWELFRLLITTLRECERLPRKQPRQQQQPAALEAPSNVPMIKDVTDALMQPPRESLSRKNSVSHMEKQVTLEEQMICGTLQTLNEEAYEDVASSERPSPTELDTPSAGAAMTTPLLGASGSVPPPSGRDSILKQQGSVKVDKRVSIQQTATNNNNNNSTKLTPNVEYVSERQPEVQGATKRLTTKPPPGPRPASLIITRNDSNSQFQLLRSSSVDYDDVEAQEHRTTIRTTLLEQQEEEESAPFVFTVRK; this is translated from the exons ATGTTCAAGTCCCGCCTAAAGACGAATCCGGGTGGGAGTGAG AACATAAATCGCTTCGGAGACTCCATGGGTTCGCTGGGACATCGTGCCTTGTTGCAGTACATCGATAATAATGATATATCCGGTTTGCGTGCTATTTTGGACAGCCGTCATCTTACCATCGACGATCGGGATGAG AATGCCACCACAGTGCTGATGGTAGTCGCTGGACGCGGTTTGACTGCCTTTGTCCGCGAGTTTCTGGCCCGAGGTGCCGATGTCCAGGCGGAGGATTTGGACAACTGGACGGCCCTGCTATGCGCCTCCCGAAACGGGCACTTGGACGTTGTCCAACTGCTGCTGGACCATGGCGCTGAAGTGGAGCACCGTGATATG GGTGGCTGGACCAGTTTGATGTGGGCAGCTTACCGCGGACACACGGAGCTGGTGCGCCTTCTGCTGGACAAAGGAGCCGATGGCAATGCCCATGGTAACTACCATCTGGGCGCCCTTTTGTGGGCGGCGGGCCGTGGCTACAAGGACATCGTGGAGCTGCTGGTGCAACGCGGCGCAAAAGTGAATGTGGGTGATAAGTATGGAACCACAGCGCTGGTGTGGGCATGCAGGCGAGGAAATGTGGAGATTGTGGATACGTTACTTAAGGCTGGAGCCAATGTAGACACCGCTGGCATGTATTCATGGACGCCTCTGCTCGTCGCGGCCGCCGGCGGCCATACGGATTGCGTTAGCTCCATTCTCGAGAAGAAGCCAAATGTAAATGCCTTGGACAAAGATGGAATGACTGCCCTTTGCATAGCGAGTCGAGAGGGTTTCCAGGATATTGCCGCCTCCCTTATTGCGGCTGGTGCCTACATAAATATCCAGGATCGCGGAGCAGATACACCGCTCATCCATGCCGTTAAAGCGGGTCATCGAACTGTGGTGGAGGCGTTGCTCAAGAAACATGCCGATGTGGATATACAGGGAAAAGATCGCAAGACGGCCATTTACACCGCTGTGGAGAAAGGACATACGCCGATTGTTAAGCTACTGTTGGCCACCAATCCCGATCTGGAATCCGCCACCAAGGATGGCGACACTCCCCTGCTAAGAGCTGTACGAAATCGTAACTTAGAGATTGTGCACTTGTTGCTGGATCGAAAGGCCAAGGTGACTGCTAGCGATAAAAGGGGCGACACCTGCCTGCACATTGCAATGCGGGCGAGGAGCAAGGCGATTGTGGAGGCTCTCCTGCGAAATCCCAAGCACAGTCAGCTGTTGTACAGAGCCAACAAAGCTGGGGAAACGCCCTACAACATTGACTCCCTGCACCAGAAGACCATATTGGGTCAGGTCTTTGGCGCCAGACGTCTGAACACCAACGAGGACTCTGAGGGAATGCTGGGCTACGAGTTGTATTCCTCTGCCTTGGCGGATGTGCTCAGTGAGCCGACATTAACGACTCCCATCACCGTGGGACTCTACGCCAAATGGGGCAGTGGAAAGAGTTTCCTGCTAAATAAGCTGCGCGACGAGATGAACAACTTTGCGCGCCAGTGGGCGGAACCACCGATTCGAACCAGTGGCCTGCTCTTCATCGTCTGCCTTCATTTGGCATTGCTCATTGGAACTATTGTGGGACTGAGCACCTGGTCAGCGGTTGTGGGCGTGTCGGCGGCTGTCGGATTCTTGCTGCTCACTTATCTGCTTCTGGCAGCTGTAAGATACTGCAATTACCAAATGGACATGCAGTGGGCCTACTCTGTGCAACATGGTCTCGAGAAGAGAATGACGAGATTGCGTCTGATACTTCAGGTGGCCTTTTGCCATCCACCGGGACCCCAGTCGGATTCACAGGCCAAACCCGTGCGGTTTCACTTTGCGGAAGCCAACAGCGCTTCACCCACAGGTGATGGAGCTGTAGCTCATATGTTGGCCGCCCTCTTAGATGCTATAGAATCTCACTACGGATGGCTGGCCACGAGATTGTACCGAGCCTTCCGTCCGAAGTGCTTGAAAGTGGATGTTGGCTGGCGATGGCGTCGCATGTGCTGTATCCCAATCGTTTTGGTCTTTGAACTTGCTCTCGTCACCCTGGTCACTGGTATCTCTCTTATCGTGGCCTACTTCACGTTTGCCGATGAGAAGGAAAAGGCACAGATATTGGTGGCTCTTTATGTGATTGCAGCCGTGATGGGCACGCTGATCTGTACGCATCTCCATGTCCTGGCTAAGGTGTTTGTATCCCTATTCACCTCCCACATCCGACTGCTGAAAAGGGCTGTTCGGTCCAGTGAGTCGGCTCCATTGACTATGCTGGGTGCCGAAGTGGCCGTGATGACGGACATGGTCAAGTGCCTGGATGCGTTCACCAATCAGCAGAGTCGCTTAGTTGGCGTGATCGATGCCTTGGATTCCTGTGACACCGAGAGGATTCTCACCCTACTGAATGCTGTGCAAACGCTTCTTTCTTCACCTAACCGACCATTTGTTTTGCTCATTTCTGTGGATCCACACGTCATAGCCAAAGCAGCGGAGGCTAATAGCCGACGACTCTTTACGGAGGGCGGAATCGGAGGACATGACTTCCTGAGAAATTTGGTGCATCTGCCGGTTTATCTGCAAAACTCCGGACTGAGAAAGGTACAACGAGCCCAGATGACAGCACTGCTGTTCAAGCGAAGTGGCGGAGGAGATTACCAGACAGACGATGGACCCACATTGGGTCACTCTGTGTCTGCTCGTCGACTGTCCAATGCCTCTGAAATAATCTCCAGCCAGGAGAAGCTGCGCGGTCCCGCCCGAGGAGGTGGTGGAAAGAAGCTGCGACTCTCCGAATCCGTGGCCAGCTCTACTGGCTCCAATCTTCACCGCCTGGGTCAGAATCCACAGACCGTGCTCGATCTATCGCGCATTGTGCTCACGGATGATTACTTCAGCGATGTGAATCCACGAAGTATGCGCCGCCTGATGAACGTGATCTACATCACGGTGCGCTTGCTCAAGGCCTTCCAGATTGACTTCAGCTGGTATCGCCTCAGTTCCTGGATCAATCTGACTGAGCAGTGGCCATTGAGAGCGAGTATGATAGTGCTGCACCACGATCAGTTCATGGACGGCAATGCGGATGAGAGTGTTTCGCTGCAAAGCGTTTACGAGAA ATTGCGACCGAAACTCGCTTACTTGCGAGAAGCTGCTCCACTCCTGGAGTTGGATCGAGATGAACGAAAACTCGACGCCTTCCTGCAGCTGCACAAGTCAGATTTACTCGTGGCGGATCTGCGCATCTTCTTGCCCTTCACCATTAATCTGGATCCTTACCTAAGAAAGGTCTTAAAGG AGGATCAGCAGACCATCGAAGACGAGGGTTCCCTAGTGATACAAACCAGGCCCAGCGTTTCCAATACCATGCGTCAATTCCCAGCGCCCACCACCTACGTGCCTTCGCCGCAGGCCTATCCACCCTACCAAATGTTCCAGAACGAATATCCTGCCAATGAGCTGCGCTCCAGGAATCTCAGCACGAGCACAGAGCCTGTCACCCCACTTATTAGCTCACCTAGTGATTCGTTTGGT GATGACATCCTGCAAACCAAGCTGACCGATTTGACCGTCGAGGGAGTCATCAGTCTGCTGGAGCGGATTGAGGACATGAAACCATCGTTAGCCAAGCTAGCCCCTGTGCTCCGCGAGAATGCAATCAATGGTCGTGTGCTCAAGCACTGCGATATGCCGGATCTGAAATCG GTTCTGGGCCTGAGCTTTGGCCACTGGGAGCTGTTCCGCCTGCTGATCACCACGTTGCGGGAATGCGAGCGATTGCCACGAAAGCAGccgcgccagcagcagcaaccggcCGCGTTGGAGGCGCCATCGAATGTCCCGATGATTAAGGATGTGACGGATGCCCTGATGCAGCCACCCAGAGAGTCCCTCTCGCGAAAGAACTCCGTCAGTCATATGGAGAAGCAG GTCACGCTGGAGGAGCAGATGATCTGCGGCACCTTACAGACTCTAAACGAAGAGGCATACGAGGATGTGGCCAGTAGCGAGCGACCGAGTCCCACAG AACTCGACACGCCGAGTGCCGGAGCAGCAATGACGACCCCATTGCTCGGTGCCTCCGGCTCTGTGCCACCGCCGTCAGGTCGGGATTCTATTTTAAAACAGCAGGGAAGCGTCAAAGTCGACAAGCGAGTATCGATTCAACAAACGGCgaccaacaataataacaacaacagtacCAAGCTAACGCCAAATGTGGAGTATGTTTCCGAACGCCAGCCGGAGGTCCAAGGAGCCACCAAGCGCTTGACAACCAAGCCGCCACCAG GACCTCGTCCCGCATCGCTGATCATCACCAGAAACGATTCGAACTCACAGTTCCAGCTGCTGCGATCCTCCTCTGTGGACTACGACGATGTGGAGGCCCAGGAGCACCGGACCACGATTAGGACCACTTTGCTGGAACAGCAGGAGGAAGAGGAATCAGCCCCGTTCGTGTTTACAGTGCGAAAATGA
- the LOC122614859 gene encoding kinase D-interacting substrate of 220 kDa isoform X6 has protein sequence MFKSRLKTNPGGSENINRFGDSMGSLGHRALLQYIDNNDISGLRAILDSRHLTIDDRDENATTVLMVVAGRGLTAFVREFLARGADVQAEDLDNWTALLCASRNGHLDVVQLLLDHGAEVEHRDMGGWTSLMWAAYRGHTELVRLLLDKGADGNAHGNYHLGALLWAAGRGYKDIVELLVQRGAKVNVGDKYGTTALVWACRRGNVEIVDTLLKAGANVDTAGMYSWTPLLVAAAGGHTDCVSSILEKKPNVNALDKDGMTALCIASREGFQDIAASLIAAGAYINIQDRGADTPLIHAVKAGHRTVVEALLKKHADVDIQGKDRKTAIYTAVEKGHTPIVKLLLATNPDLESATKDGDTPLLRAVRNRNLEIVHLLLDRKAKVTASDKRGDTCLHIAMRARSKAIVEALLRNPKHSQLLYRANKAGETPYNIDSLHQKTILGQVFGARRLNTNEDSEGMLGYELYSSALADVLSEPTLTTPITVGLYAKWGSGKSFLLNKLRDEMNNFARQWAEPPIRTSGLLFIVCLHLALLIGTIVGLSTWSAVVGVSAAVGFLLLTYLLLAAVRYCNYQMDMQWAYSVQHGLEKRMTRLRLILQVAFCHPPGPQSDSQAKPVRFHFAEANSASPTGDGAVAHMLAALLDAIESHYGWLATRLYRAFRPKCLKVDVGWRWRRMCCIPIVLVFELALVTLVTGISLIVAYFTFADEKEKAQILVALYVIAAVMGTLICTHLHVLAKVFVSLFTSHIRLLKRAVRSSESAPLTMLGAEVAVMTDMVKCLDAFTNQQSRLVGVIDALDSCDTERILTLLNAVQTLLSSPNRPFVLLISVDPHVIAKAAEANSRRLFTEGGIGGHDFLRNLVHLPVYLQNSGLRKVQRAQMTALLFKRSGGGDYQTDDGPTLGHSVSARRLSNASEIISSQEKLRGPARGGGGKKLRLSESVASSTGSNLHRLGQNPQTVLDLSRIVLTDDYFSDVNPRSMRRLMNVIYITVRLLKAFQIDFSWYRLSSWINLTEQWPLRASMIVLHHDQFMDGNADESVSLQSVYEKLRPKLAYLREAAPLLELDRDERKLDAFLQLHKSDLLVADLRIFLPFTINLDPYLRKVLKEDQQTIEDEGSLVIQTRPSVSNTMRQFPAPTTYVPSPQAYPPYQMFQNEYPANELRSRNLSTSTEPVTPLISSPSDSFGDDILQTKLTDLTVEGVISLLERIEDMKPSLAKLAPVLRENAINGRVLKHCDMPDLKSVLGLSFGHWELFRLLITTLRECERLPRKQPRQQQQPAALEAPSNVPMIKDVTDALMQPPRESLSRKNSVSHMEKQVTLEEQMICGTLQTLNEEAYEDVASSERPSPTGEMLAAAAQLQLAPIRESSEFGSPSDDQKQYGVKISNNNNNQYLHAEYNRSVSTHSLQSLSTLVGAPGGHGGSGGGHLHLGNELDTPSAGAAMTTPLLGASGSVPPPSGRDSILKQQGSVKVDKRVSIQQTATNNNNNNSTKLTPNVEYVSERQPEVQGATKRLTTKPPPGPRPASLIITRNDSNSQFQLLRSSSVDYDDVEAQEHRTTIRTTLLEQQEEEESAPFVFTVRK, from the exons ATGTTCAAGTCCCGCCTAAAGACGAATCCGGGTGGGAGTGAG AACATAAATCGCTTCGGAGACTCCATGGGTTCGCTGGGACATCGTGCCTTGTTGCAGTACATCGATAATAATGATATATCCGGTTTGCGTGCTATTTTGGACAGCCGTCATCTTACCATCGACGATCGGGATGAG AATGCCACCACAGTGCTGATGGTAGTCGCTGGACGCGGTTTGACTGCCTTTGTCCGCGAGTTTCTGGCCCGAGGTGCCGATGTCCAGGCGGAGGATTTGGACAACTGGACGGCCCTGCTATGCGCCTCCCGAAACGGGCACTTGGACGTTGTCCAACTGCTGCTGGACCATGGCGCTGAAGTGGAGCACCGTGATATG GGTGGCTGGACCAGTTTGATGTGGGCAGCTTACCGCGGACACACGGAGCTGGTGCGCCTTCTGCTGGACAAAGGAGCCGATGGCAATGCCCATGGTAACTACCATCTGGGCGCCCTTTTGTGGGCGGCGGGCCGTGGCTACAAGGACATCGTGGAGCTGCTGGTGCAACGCGGCGCAAAAGTGAATGTGGGTGATAAGTATGGAACCACAGCGCTGGTGTGGGCATGCAGGCGAGGAAATGTGGAGATTGTGGATACGTTACTTAAGGCTGGAGCCAATGTAGACACCGCTGGCATGTATTCATGGACGCCTCTGCTCGTCGCGGCCGCCGGCGGCCATACGGATTGCGTTAGCTCCATTCTCGAGAAGAAGCCAAATGTAAATGCCTTGGACAAAGATGGAATGACTGCCCTTTGCATAGCGAGTCGAGAGGGTTTCCAGGATATTGCCGCCTCCCTTATTGCGGCTGGTGCCTACATAAATATCCAGGATCGCGGAGCAGATACACCGCTCATCCATGCCGTTAAAGCGGGTCATCGAACTGTGGTGGAGGCGTTGCTCAAGAAACATGCCGATGTGGATATACAGGGAAAAGATCGCAAGACGGCCATTTACACCGCTGTGGAGAAAGGACATACGCCGATTGTTAAGCTACTGTTGGCCACCAATCCCGATCTGGAATCCGCCACCAAGGATGGCGACACTCCCCTGCTAAGAGCTGTACGAAATCGTAACTTAGAGATTGTGCACTTGTTGCTGGATCGAAAGGCCAAGGTGACTGCTAGCGATAAAAGGGGCGACACCTGCCTGCACATTGCAATGCGGGCGAGGAGCAAGGCGATTGTGGAGGCTCTCCTGCGAAATCCCAAGCACAGTCAGCTGTTGTACAGAGCCAACAAAGCTGGGGAAACGCCCTACAACATTGACTCCCTGCACCAGAAGACCATATTGGGTCAGGTCTTTGGCGCCAGACGTCTGAACACCAACGAGGACTCTGAGGGAATGCTGGGCTACGAGTTGTATTCCTCTGCCTTGGCGGATGTGCTCAGTGAGCCGACATTAACGACTCCCATCACCGTGGGACTCTACGCCAAATGGGGCAGTGGAAAGAGTTTCCTGCTAAATAAGCTGCGCGACGAGATGAACAACTTTGCGCGCCAGTGGGCGGAACCACCGATTCGAACCAGTGGCCTGCTCTTCATCGTCTGCCTTCATTTGGCATTGCTCATTGGAACTATTGTGGGACTGAGCACCTGGTCAGCGGTTGTGGGCGTGTCGGCGGCTGTCGGATTCTTGCTGCTCACTTATCTGCTTCTGGCAGCTGTAAGATACTGCAATTACCAAATGGACATGCAGTGGGCCTACTCTGTGCAACATGGTCTCGAGAAGAGAATGACGAGATTGCGTCTGATACTTCAGGTGGCCTTTTGCCATCCACCGGGACCCCAGTCGGATTCACAGGCCAAACCCGTGCGGTTTCACTTTGCGGAAGCCAACAGCGCTTCACCCACAGGTGATGGAGCTGTAGCTCATATGTTGGCCGCCCTCTTAGATGCTATAGAATCTCACTACGGATGGCTGGCCACGAGATTGTACCGAGCCTTCCGTCCGAAGTGCTTGAAAGTGGATGTTGGCTGGCGATGGCGTCGCATGTGCTGTATCCCAATCGTTTTGGTCTTTGAACTTGCTCTCGTCACCCTGGTCACTGGTATCTCTCTTATCGTGGCCTACTTCACGTTTGCCGATGAGAAGGAAAAGGCACAGATATTGGTGGCTCTTTATGTGATTGCAGCCGTGATGGGCACGCTGATCTGTACGCATCTCCATGTCCTGGCTAAGGTGTTTGTATCCCTATTCACCTCCCACATCCGACTGCTGAAAAGGGCTGTTCGGTCCAGTGAGTCGGCTCCATTGACTATGCTGGGTGCCGAAGTGGCCGTGATGACGGACATGGTCAAGTGCCTGGATGCGTTCACCAATCAGCAGAGTCGCTTAGTTGGCGTGATCGATGCCTTGGATTCCTGTGACACCGAGAGGATTCTCACCCTACTGAATGCTGTGCAAACGCTTCTTTCTTCACCTAACCGACCATTTGTTTTGCTCATTTCTGTGGATCCACACGTCATAGCCAAAGCAGCGGAGGCTAATAGCCGACGACTCTTTACGGAGGGCGGAATCGGAGGACATGACTTCCTGAGAAATTTGGTGCATCTGCCGGTTTATCTGCAAAACTCCGGACTGAGAAAGGTACAACGAGCCCAGATGACAGCACTGCTGTTCAAGCGAAGTGGCGGAGGAGATTACCAGACAGACGATGGACCCACATTGGGTCACTCTGTGTCTGCTCGTCGACTGTCCAATGCCTCTGAAATAATCTCCAGCCAGGAGAAGCTGCGCGGTCCCGCCCGAGGAGGTGGTGGAAAGAAGCTGCGACTCTCCGAATCCGTGGCCAGCTCTACTGGCTCCAATCTTCACCGCCTGGGTCAGAATCCACAGACCGTGCTCGATCTATCGCGCATTGTGCTCACGGATGATTACTTCAGCGATGTGAATCCACGAAGTATGCGCCGCCTGATGAACGTGATCTACATCACGGTGCGCTTGCTCAAGGCCTTCCAGATTGACTTCAGCTGGTATCGCCTCAGTTCCTGGATCAATCTGACTGAGCAGTGGCCATTGAGAGCGAGTATGATAGTGCTGCACCACGATCAGTTCATGGACGGCAATGCGGATGAGAGTGTTTCGCTGCAAAGCGTTTACGAGAA ATTGCGACCGAAACTCGCTTACTTGCGAGAAGCTGCTCCACTCCTGGAGTTGGATCGAGATGAACGAAAACTCGACGCCTTCCTGCAGCTGCACAAGTCAGATTTACTCGTGGCGGATCTGCGCATCTTCTTGCCCTTCACCATTAATCTGGATCCTTACCTAAGAAAGGTCTTAAAGG AGGATCAGCAGACCATCGAAGACGAGGGTTCCCTAGTGATACAAACCAGGCCCAGCGTTTCCAATACCATGCGTCAATTCCCAGCGCCCACCACCTACGTGCCTTCGCCGCAGGCCTATCCACCCTACCAAATGTTCCAGAACGAATATCCTGCCAATGAGCTGCGCTCCAGGAATCTCAGCACGAGCACAGAGCCTGTCACCCCACTTATTAGCTCACCTAGTGATTCGTTTGGT GATGACATCCTGCAAACCAAGCTGACCGATTTGACCGTCGAGGGAGTCATCAGTCTGCTGGAGCGGATTGAGGACATGAAACCATCGTTAGCCAAGCTAGCCCCTGTGCTCCGCGAGAATGCAATCAATGGTCGTGTGCTCAAGCACTGCGATATGCCGGATCTGAAATCG GTTCTGGGCCTGAGCTTTGGCCACTGGGAGCTGTTCCGCCTGCTGATCACCACGTTGCGGGAATGCGAGCGATTGCCACGAAAGCAGccgcgccagcagcagcaaccggcCGCGTTGGAGGCGCCATCGAATGTCCCGATGATTAAGGATGTGACGGATGCCCTGATGCAGCCACCCAGAGAGTCCCTCTCGCGAAAGAACTCCGTCAGTCATATGGAGAAGCAG GTCACGCTGGAGGAGCAGATGATCTGCGGCACCTTACAGACTCTAAACGAAGAGGCATACGAGGATGTGGCCAGTAGCGAGCGACCGAGTCCCACAGGTGAGATGTTGGCGGCAGCCGCACAACTGCAATTAGCACCCATCCGCGAGTCCTCCGAGTTCGGATCGCCTTCCGACGATCAGAAGCAGTATGGGGTCAAgataagcaacaacaacaacaaccagtaCTTGCATGCGGAGTACAACCGGAGCGTTAGCACGCACTCCCTGCAGAGTCTGAGCACTCTGGTGGGTGCACCCGGTGGTCATGGTGGTTCGGGTGGCGGTCACCTGCACCTGGGCAATG AACTCGACACGCCGAGTGCCGGAGCAGCAATGACGACCCCATTGCTCGGTGCCTCCGGCTCTGTGCCACCGCCGTCAGGTCGGGATTCTATTTTAAAACAGCAGGGAAGCGTCAAAGTCGACAAGCGAGTATCGATTCAACAAACGGCgaccaacaataataacaacaacagtacCAAGCTAACGCCAAATGTGGAGTATGTTTCCGAACGCCAGCCGGAGGTCCAAGGAGCCACCAAGCGCTTGACAACCAAGCCGCCACCAG GACCTCGTCCCGCATCGCTGATCATCACCAGAAACGATTCGAACTCACAGTTCCAGCTGCTGCGATCCTCCTCTGTGGACTACGACGATGTGGAGGCCCAGGAGCACCGGACCACGATTAGGACCACTTTGCTGGAACAGCAGGAGGAAGAGGAATCAGCCCCGTTCGTGTTTACAGTGCGAAAATGA